From Halapricum desulfuricans, a single genomic window includes:
- a CDS encoding AEC family transporter, protein MSPVDSGLLSIFATAIAPIIAIAAVGYALGRTQDVDAGPLNTITVYVLAPALVFHSVATTPLGGETLLWLAIGVTGFTLTMAALAEGIGRIAGETEPLLGAFVLTSSFSNAGNYGIPLSDFAFGSVGRSTAVLFIVVQSVLLYTLGVYLAARGRDESALAGVRRIFSIPLVYAVVVGLVAGSLGVLPPAESATMETVGMVGNASIPVMLLLLGIQLSNAELGAALGSVVRANALKMVLAPAVAVGVALLSLAAFARLGLEGPQATVARVFVLECATPAAVTPLILVGEFSGGSVEGVTPESYVSTVVFTSTLVSIPTLTALIAILQTGIVL, encoded by the coding sequence GTGTCGCCAGTCGACTCGGGACTGCTGTCGATCTTCGCGACCGCCATCGCGCCGATCATCGCCATCGCCGCGGTCGGGTACGCGCTCGGCCGGACGCAGGACGTCGACGCCGGGCCGCTGAACACGATTACCGTCTACGTGCTCGCGCCGGCACTGGTCTTTCACAGCGTCGCGACCACGCCGCTGGGCGGGGAGACGCTGCTGTGGCTGGCCATCGGCGTCACGGGGTTCACCCTGACGATGGCTGCTCTCGCCGAGGGAATCGGCCGGATCGCCGGCGAGACCGAACCCCTGCTCGGGGCGTTCGTACTGACGAGCTCGTTCAGTAACGCCGGCAACTACGGCATCCCGCTGTCCGATTTCGCCTTTGGCTCGGTCGGTCGCTCGACGGCTGTCCTCTTTATCGTCGTCCAGAGCGTCCTGCTGTACACGCTCGGGGTCTACCTCGCCGCCCGCGGTCGCGACGAGAGCGCGTTGGCGGGCGTTCGGCGGATCTTCTCGATCCCGCTCGTCTACGCCGTCGTCGTCGGACTGGTCGCGGGATCGCTTGGGGTTCTCCCACCCGCCGAGAGCGCCACCATGGAGACCGTCGGGATGGTCGGCAACGCCTCGATCCCCGTGATGTTGCTGTTACTCGGGATCCAGCTGTCGAACGCCGAACTCGGGGCCGCCCTGGGCAGCGTCGTCCGCGCGAACGCGTTGAAGATGGTCCTCGCGCCGGCCGTCGCCGTCGGCGTCGCACTGCTTTCGCTGGCAGCGTTTGCCAGACTCGGACTGGAGGGGCCGCAGGCGACTGTCGCCCGGGTGTTCGTCCTCGAATGTGCGACGCCGGCGGCCGTGACGCCGCTGATCCTCGTTGGCGAGTTCTCCGGCGGCTCGGTCGAGGGCGTCACGCCGGAATCGTACGTCTCGACGGTCGTGTTCACCTCGACGCTCGTCTCGATCCCGACGCTGACTGCGCTGATCGCAATTCTGCAGACCGGGATCGTCCTCTAG
- the rpiA gene encoding ribose-5-phosphate isomerase RpiA yields MKRGGSDEQKRAAGESAVDAVSNGMVVGLGTGSTTAYAIRKLGRLIDDGMDIEGIPTSYQSRQLAREVGIPLTSLEDATPDLAIDGADQVADGTLIKGGGAAHTREKLVDAAADRLLVVVDPTKEADALDHPVAVEVLPDARRTVAEAVTDLGGDPQLRAAERKDGPVVTDNGNLVLDCDFGTIEDPAALARELSMVPGVLEHGLFVGLADEIHCGTDDGVRVKEL; encoded by the coding sequence ATGAAACGCGGAGGGTCCGACGAACAGAAGCGCGCCGCAGGCGAATCCGCGGTCGACGCCGTCTCGAACGGGATGGTCGTCGGCCTTGGAACCGGAAGCACGACTGCCTACGCGATCCGTAAGCTCGGCAGACTGATCGATGACGGCATGGACATCGAGGGAATCCCGACCTCCTACCAGTCACGGCAGCTGGCCCGCGAGGTCGGGATTCCGCTGACGAGCCTCGAAGACGCGACGCCCGACCTGGCGATCGACGGGGCCGATCAGGTCGCCGACGGGACGCTGATCAAGGGCGGCGGCGCGGCCCATACTCGGGAAAAGCTGGTCGACGCTGCCGCCGACCGGCTGCTCGTCGTCGTCGACCCGACGAAGGAGGCGGACGCCCTCGATCATCCGGTGGCGGTCGAGGTGCTCCCGGACGCCCGGCGGACGGTCGCCGAGGCGGTGACCGATCTCGGCGGCGACCCGCAACTCAGGGCAGCCGAGCGCAAGGACGGCCCCGTCGTCACCGACAACGGCAACCTCGTGCTGGACTGTGACTTCGGGACGATCGAGGATCCGGCGGCGCTTGCGAGGGAGCTCTCGATGGTGCCTGGCGTGCTCGAACACGGCCTGTTTGTCGGGCTGGCCGACGAGATCCACTGTGGGACTGACGACGGCGTTCGCGTGAAGGAGCTATAG
- a CDS encoding DUF7518 family protein: MCGNRVEELEEQVNQLQATVDGLTDELVECKVRIRELENAVDADMGFSPDSEAAEPDSAEEPNTQETDPTDEQRNDEPETDGDSDIIIA, encoded by the coding sequence ATGTGCGGTAACCGCGTCGAAGAGCTCGAAGAGCAGGTCAATCAACTGCAGGCGACTGTCGACGGGCTGACGGACGAGCTGGTCGAGTGCAAGGTTCGCATTCGGGAACTGGAGAACGCCGTCGACGCCGATATGGGGTTCAGTCCGGATTCGGAAGCCGCGGAGCCGGACTCGGCCGAAGAACCTAACACCCAGGAAACCGATCCAACGGACGAGCAGCGCAACGACGAACCGGAGACGGACGGCGATTCGGACATCATCATCGCATGA